A genomic stretch from Dyella sp. M7H15-1 includes:
- a CDS encoding VWA domain-containing protein → MSEFAWPWVFAFLPLPWFAWRALQPAQPGRALHLPHASLAWRVGDGVTTRSAGSWLLVLGWLCLLAAAARPQTLGPPQPQQHSGRAMMFAVDLSGSMQTPDMQLGGQQLSRFGAVEAIAGDFISRRQGDELGLVLFGTRAFLVTPITYDLHAVRAQLQSATVGLPGTETAIGDAIAVAVKRLAALPEQARVLILLTDGVNNSGSISPQDAAKAAKAAGVRIYAIGIGATRMTVPGLFGDSVINPSADLDADMLTYIARETGGQFYRATDGNQLADAYRAIDALEPMPQQGPRLRLRHELFRLPLIASALCLLLGMLWPRLRSTAA, encoded by the coding sequence ATGTCTGAGTTCGCCTGGCCATGGGTTTTCGCATTCTTGCCGTTGCCATGGTTTGCGTGGCGCGCGTTGCAACCAGCGCAGCCAGGGCGGGCGTTGCACTTGCCTCACGCGTCGTTGGCATGGCGTGTTGGTGATGGCGTTACAACCCGCAGTGCGGGGTCGTGGTTGCTGGTTTTGGGATGGCTGTGCCTGCTCGCCGCGGCCGCACGGCCGCAGACACTGGGGCCACCGCAACCCCAGCAACATAGTGGCCGGGCCATGATGTTTGCCGTTGACCTTTCGGGCAGCATGCAAACGCCAGATATGCAACTGGGGGGTCAACAACTCAGCCGTTTCGGCGCGGTCGAGGCCATTGCGGGTGACTTCATTTCGCGTCGTCAAGGTGATGAACTGGGACTGGTGCTGTTCGGGACCCGGGCGTTTCTTGTTACGCCGATAACGTATGACCTCCATGCCGTGCGTGCGCAACTGCAGAGTGCCACAGTAGGCTTGCCGGGTACCGAAACGGCCATTGGCGACGCCATCGCCGTAGCCGTCAAGCGCCTTGCCGCGCTACCGGAACAAGCGCGCGTGCTGATCCTGCTCACTGACGGCGTCAACAATTCCGGCAGCATCTCGCCCCAAGATGCAGCGAAAGCAGCGAAAGCGGCCGGCGTGCGCATTTATGCCATCGGCATTGGAGCTACCCGCATGACCGTGCCGGGACTGTTTGGTGACAGCGTGATCAATCCCTCTGCCGATCTCGATGCCGATATGCTGACCTACATCGCACGCGAGACGGGTGGGCAGTTCTATCGTGCGACAGATGGCAATCAGCTTGCCGATGCCTATCGCGCCATTGATGCACTGGAACCGATGCCACAACAGGGTCCCCGTCTGCGCTTGCGGCATGAGCTGTTCCGGCTACCGCTTATCGCTTCGGCGCTGTGCTTGTTGCTGGGCATGTTGTGGCCACGTTTGCGGAGCACTGCCGCGTGA
- a CDS encoding DUF4381 family protein yields MIGVPPQAQDSLALRDIHVPPGPPWWPPAPGWWVLLGIVCLIAIAGWLLYRRTHGRRAIRGRVFAEIELLAKRHADDDATYAAALHQLLRRAARRYAADAHLIQGDRWRQVLAYIPVDDATLDALMTLDARMYQPHAEFDRLQVQAAAQRWLDVALRRMKVMERGDV; encoded by the coding sequence ATGATCGGTGTTCCTCCGCAGGCACAAGATAGTCTGGCTCTGCGAGATATCCACGTGCCTCCCGGGCCACCATGGTGGCCGCCCGCGCCTGGATGGTGGGTGCTTTTGGGCATAGTTTGCCTGATCGCTATTGCTGGCTGGTTGCTCTATCGGCGCACTCACGGAAGGCGAGCGATTCGTGGCCGCGTTTTCGCTGAGATCGAGCTGCTTGCGAAACGCCATGCGGATGATGATGCGACGTATGCAGCAGCCCTGCATCAGCTATTGCGCCGTGCCGCGCGGCGTTATGCCGCCGATGCGCACCTCATCCAGGGTGATCGCTGGAGACAGGTGCTGGCGTACATACCGGTGGATGACGCAACACTGGATGCGCTGATGACGTTGGACGCGCGCATGTATCAACCACACGCCGAATTCGATCGTCTGCAGGTTCAGGCAGCAGCTCAGCGATGGCTGGATGTCGCGCTACGCCGCATGAAGGTCATGGAGAGGGGAGATGTCTGA
- a CDS encoding DUF58 domain-containing protein — protein sequence MNAVVQHHKDGDGRVRVSLAELIALCGRVQRLRLPPQDSRATRVGIQSSRLYGRGMDYAESRAYQPGDDVRRLDWRLTARSGRLHTKLFQEEREGQLLILLDQHASMHFGTRVRFKSVQAARAAALAAWYAVHAGERVGLMQFGGDRHLQRPRAGVHGALDVCGALAKRDGFFGASESLSQALQHVIRLQRGANRVLLITDGQSSDEISRNRLAEMMWHTAVRVLIVADVLELTPIPSGHYPIEHDGQRRTLVLQSARQRESFQQSLGAGQVRLAAMAQSLGIPYRMIDTAADPLESVSALLRDAGGKR from the coding sequence GTGAATGCCGTGGTCCAGCATCATAAGGATGGCGATGGCCGGGTGCGCGTATCGCTGGCTGAGCTGATCGCGTTGTGCGGCCGCGTGCAGCGTTTGCGATTGCCTCCGCAGGACAGTCGCGCAACCCGGGTCGGCATTCAGTCGAGCCGCCTTTATGGTCGCGGCATGGATTACGCCGAATCGAGGGCATACCAGCCGGGCGACGATGTGCGTCGCCTCGATTGGCGATTGACGGCGCGCAGTGGCCGCTTGCATACCAAGCTGTTCCAGGAAGAGCGCGAAGGGCAGTTGTTGATCTTGCTGGACCAGCACGCCAGCATGCATTTCGGAACCCGCGTGCGCTTCAAATCCGTCCAGGCGGCGCGCGCTGCCGCCTTGGCCGCCTGGTATGCCGTCCATGCGGGCGAGCGTGTCGGATTAATGCAGTTTGGTGGTGACCGGCACCTGCAACGTCCACGAGCCGGTGTGCACGGTGCGCTGGATGTGTGCGGTGCACTGGCAAAAAGGGACGGCTTCTTTGGTGCGTCCGAGTCGCTCTCGCAAGCTTTGCAGCATGTGATTCGGCTCCAGCGTGGCGCCAATCGCGTGTTGTTGATAACGGATGGCCAAAGCAGTGATGAGATCTCGCGCAATCGTCTGGCGGAAATGATGTGGCACACCGCGGTGCGGGTGTTGATCGTCGCTGATGTGCTTGAGCTCACGCCGATTCCTTCGGGACACTATCCGATCGAACATGATGGGCAACGTCGCACGCTCGTACTCCAGTCGGCGCGTCAGCGCGAGTCCTTCCAGCAAAGTTTGGGGGCAGGGCAAGTCCGGCTTGCGGCGATGGCGCAGTCGCTTGGCATCCCGTATCGCATGATCGATACGGCTGCCGATCCCCTCGAATCGGTATCTGCATTGTTGCGTGATGCGGGAGGCAAGCGATGA
- a CDS encoding MoxR family ATPase, whose translation MDMPQVPVPGRLQQAFSRLRDDLQRQIIGQPRLIDCLLIALLADGHLLVEGAPGLAKTTAVKALAGRIEADFHRVQFTPDLLPADLTGTDIFRPQTGSFEFERGPLFHNIVLADEINRAPAKVQSALLEAMAERQITVGRNTWRLPELFMVMATQNPIEQEGTFALPEAQLDRFVMHVTIGYPDAASELAILRLAREQATRPLHQPAHVETVVAQQDVFAAREAALAVHMAPALEQYLAQLVLATRDAGRYGPELKRWIAWGASPRATIALDRCSRAHAWLAGREFVLPEDVHAIVYEVLRHRVLLSYEAEAEGVRSEKVIGRLLDLVPLP comes from the coding sequence ATGGATATGCCCCAAGTCCCCGTTCCCGGACGTCTGCAACAAGCGTTTTCCCGACTCCGTGACGATTTGCAGCGCCAAATCATAGGTCAGCCAAGGTTGATCGATTGCCTGCTGATCGCCCTGCTCGCCGATGGGCACTTGCTGGTCGAAGGCGCCCCCGGGTTGGCCAAGACCACGGCAGTGAAAGCCTTAGCCGGGCGTATCGAAGCGGACTTCCATCGCGTTCAGTTCACTCCAGACCTGTTGCCGGCGGACCTGACCGGCACGGATATCTTCCGGCCCCAGACGGGCAGCTTCGAATTCGAGCGTGGCCCGCTGTTTCACAACATCGTGTTGGCCGATGAAATCAACCGCGCCCCGGCAAAAGTGCAATCTGCGTTGCTGGAGGCGATGGCGGAACGGCAAATCACGGTCGGGCGCAATACCTGGCGCTTGCCTGAACTGTTCATGGTCATGGCCACGCAAAATCCGATCGAGCAGGAAGGCACCTTCGCATTGCCGGAAGCACAGCTCGATCGTTTCGTGATGCATGTAACCATCGGTTATCCGGATGCGGCATCGGAACTCGCCATTCTGCGTCTGGCGCGTGAGCAGGCAACCAGGCCGTTACATCAGCCGGCACATGTCGAAACAGTGGTGGCTCAGCAGGATGTTTTTGCGGCACGCGAAGCCGCGCTGGCCGTGCATATGGCGCCAGCCTTGGAGCAATATCTGGCGCAGCTCGTGCTCGCAACGCGAGATGCGGGTCGTTATGGCCCGGAGTTGAAGCGCTGGATCGCCTGGGGTGCGAGTCCGCGCGCCACCATCGCACTTGATCGCTGCTCGCGTGCTCACGCATGGCTGGCGGGGCGCGAGTTTGTGTTGCCGGAAGACGTTCACGCCATTGTTTACGAAGTGCTTCGTCATCGCGTGTTGTTGAGTTACGAAGCGGAAGCCGAAGGTGTTCGCAGCGAAAAAGTCATCGGCCGTTTGCTGGATCTCGTGCCGCTGCCGTGA
- the pilQ gene encoding type IV pilus secretin family protein translates to MHLASRCLMTMMVLGAAAWANTTAAASTLQNITYKSLPGGRVELRMSFDNNQLPQPNIFTTNNPPRIAIDFPNTTNDAARHQDIGVGATTGVSAVSAGGRTRVVVELMQSSTYKSHVEGNSLVLVVNNGAQTQPVTTASTIDPSKALPSALNGPAITNIDFQRGTNGSGRVLINFNGAGANASLHNQGNNIAVDIDNVQLPASQAQRLNVLDFATPVQSISPRSTLNGVHMDIAYSGDVETSSYQTGNQYVIEVTPKKQSNRNTHPGSFAQPVYTGNRVTFNFQDIPVRSALQLLADYSGLNLVASDTVGGSVTLRLVNVPWDQALDVILRAKDLDKRRDGNVIWIAPQKELADYEQSLADARFKAEDTAPLITTYVPISYGKAQDIAKLLTSGSMQSVAGGGINSAASEHRGFLSPRGSVTFDQRTNTLLINDTAEKTAELRTIISQLDRPVQQVLIESRIVIATDDFERDLGVRWGINGRHVNPSGQTLSLGSGLLPAASTGSGTTTTTYNGLQNFQQVNLPATPTTGTVSTIAAGILGKNYALDLELSAAQAEGRSQLVSSPRVITANQQEADIRQGQEIGYVTYQNSVGGGGASGTATVAFKDAVLELKVTPTITADNRVYLAINVNKDSLHNYIPVPGSGQVPVIDTRSLNTSVLVDDGQTVVLGGIYEITKTDNINKVPWLGDIPGVGFLFRSTQRINDKDELLIFVTPRILSDSLQ, encoded by the coding sequence ATGCACCTGGCGAGCCGTTGCCTGATGACAATGATGGTGTTGGGCGCTGCTGCATGGGCCAACACAACGGCAGCGGCCAGCACGCTGCAAAACATTACCTACAAGAGCTTGCCTGGCGGTCGTGTCGAGCTGCGCATGAGCTTCGACAACAATCAGCTTCCGCAACCCAATATTTTCACCACGAACAATCCGCCGCGCATCGCGATCGACTTCCCGAATACGACCAACGATGCGGCACGTCACCAGGACATCGGTGTCGGTGCCACAACCGGGGTATCGGCTGTTTCCGCGGGTGGTCGCACCCGTGTTGTGGTTGAGCTGATGCAGTCCTCGACCTACAAGTCGCACGTAGAAGGCAACAGCTTGGTGTTGGTGGTAAACAATGGCGCACAGACCCAGCCGGTCACTACGGCATCGACGATTGATCCGTCCAAAGCGCTACCCTCGGCACTGAATGGTCCAGCGATCACCAACATCGACTTCCAGCGCGGCACCAATGGTTCCGGGCGTGTGCTGATCAACTTTAACGGTGCCGGCGCCAACGCCAGCCTGCACAACCAGGGCAACAACATTGCCGTGGACATCGACAACGTACAGTTGCCGGCCAGTCAGGCCCAGCGTCTGAACGTGCTCGATTTTGCGACGCCGGTGCAATCCATCTCGCCGCGTTCCACACTCAATGGCGTACATATGGACATCGCCTACAGCGGCGATGTGGAAACCTCGTCGTACCAGACGGGTAACCAGTATGTGATCGAAGTAACGCCGAAGAAGCAGAGCAACAGGAACACCCATCCCGGTTCTTTCGCTCAACCTGTCTATACGGGTAACCGCGTGACCTTCAACTTTCAGGATATCCCTGTGCGCTCTGCGCTGCAGTTGCTGGCCGACTACTCCGGCCTGAACCTGGTGGCTTCGGATACGGTAGGTGGCAGTGTTACGCTGCGACTGGTCAATGTGCCCTGGGATCAGGCGCTCGACGTGATCTTGCGCGCCAAGGATCTGGACAAGCGCCGCGACGGCAACGTGATCTGGATTGCGCCGCAGAAGGAATTGGCCGATTACGAGCAGAGTTTGGCTGATGCACGCTTCAAGGCGGAAGACACGGCGCCGCTGATTACGACCTATGTGCCGATTAGCTATGGCAAGGCGCAGGACATCGCCAAGTTGCTGACCAGTGGCAGCATGCAAAGCGTGGCTGGTGGCGGCATTAATAGTGCTGCCTCGGAACATCGCGGGTTCCTCTCGCCGCGCGGCAGCGTTACCTTCGATCAGCGCACCAACACGCTGCTCATCAACGATACGGCCGAAAAGACGGCTGAACTACGCACCATCATTTCCCAGCTCGATCGACCAGTGCAGCAGGTGCTGATCGAATCGCGCATCGTTATTGCGACGGACGACTTCGAGCGCGACCTGGGCGTGCGGTGGGGTATCAATGGCAGGCACGTCAACCCAAGCGGCCAGACACTGTCACTGGGCAGCGGCCTTCTGCCGGCGGCGTCGACTGGCAGTGGCACCACCACTACGACTTACAACGGATTGCAGAACTTTCAGCAGGTCAATCTGCCGGCCACACCGACAACCGGCACCGTCTCAACCATTGCCGCCGGTATCCTAGGCAAGAATTACGCCTTGGACCTGGAGCTGTCCGCCGCGCAGGCCGAAGGTCGTAGTCAGCTCGTCTCCAGTCCACGTGTGATCACCGCTAACCAGCAGGAAGCGGATATCCGTCAGGGTCAGGAAATCGGCTACGTCACGTATCAGAACTCGGTGGGCGGCGGTGGTGCCAGCGGTACGGCTACGGTAGCCTTCAAGGACGCGGTGCTGGAACTGAAGGTGACGCCGACCATTACCGCCGACAACCGCGTGTATCTGGCGATCAATGTGAACAAGGATTCGTTGCACAACTACATCCCCGTCCCGGGCAGCGGTCAGGTGCCGGTGATCGACACGCGCTCGCTCAATACCTCGGTGCTGGTGGATGACGGTCAGACGGTTGTGCTGGGCGGCATCTATGAAATTACCAAGACCGACAACATCAACAAGGTGCCGTGGCTGGGTGATATCCCTGGCGTGGGCTTCCTGTTCCGCAGCACGCAGCGCATCAACGACAAGGATGAATTGCTGATCTTCGTGACGCCACGCATCCTGAGCGATAGCCTGCAATAA
- a CDS encoding pilus assembly protein PilP: protein MSNPSVMKLAHLAKALLLMGAVLALAGCTRGMSDLREWVAQEKARRGAPIPPLPVIKTFETFTYSDQDKRDPFSPSPDELNQSNGPRPDEGRARQPLEAYALDSLRMVGTIGAGATMEALIKDPGGVIHRVHANEYMGQNYGRITAISSDHVDLVELVSNGNGGWMERPASIALVAK from the coding sequence ATGAGCAACCCGTCTGTCATGAAGCTCGCGCACTTGGCTAAGGCCTTGCTGTTGATGGGGGCCGTGCTGGCGCTCGCGGGCTGCACCCGTGGCATGTCGGATCTGCGCGAATGGGTTGCGCAGGAAAAGGCCAGGCGTGGCGCTCCGATTCCGCCGCTGCCGGTGATCAAGACCTTCGAAACATTTACCTACAGCGACCAGGACAAGCGTGATCCGTTCAGTCCGAGTCCGGATGAGTTGAATCAGAGCAATGGTCCTCGTCCGGATGAAGGCCGCGCCCGACAGCCGCTTGAGGCTTACGCGCTGGATAGCCTGAGGATGGTTGGCACGATCGGTGCTGGTGCCACCATGGAGGCTCTGATCAAGGACCCAGGTGGGGTGATTCATCGCGTGCACGCAAATGAATACATGGGCCAGAACTATGGTCGCATCACTGCCATCAGTAGCGATCACGTCGATCTGGTCGAATTGGTTTCAAACGGCAATGGCGGCTGGATGGAACGTCCGGCCAGCATCGCGCTTGTCGCGAAATAG
- the pilO gene encoding type 4a pilus biogenesis protein PilO, which produces MKLLNDLRSLDRNNIGGWPKSVKTLFTVLLFLVIGFIGWYVFINDQQDTLQNLAAKEEKLKQEFSEKQAKSVNLEALQQQLDEMKDMLRQLLRQLPSKTEMPELLVDVSQTALSAGLQQELFQPGTEILKDFYAEKPIQLKMIGTYHQFGTFISGVASLPRVVILTMHDVSLAPLNPSAKGGEPGPNQLLVLQGTVKTYRYLDDSETGETSAKGKKVGEQK; this is translated from the coding sequence ATGAAACTCCTCAACGATTTGCGCAGTCTGGATCGCAACAACATCGGCGGCTGGCCGAAGTCGGTCAAGACCTTGTTTACCGTACTGCTGTTCCTGGTGATCGGCTTTATCGGCTGGTATGTCTTTATCAACGACCAGCAGGACACCTTGCAAAACCTGGCCGCCAAGGAAGAAAAGCTCAAGCAGGAGTTTTCGGAGAAGCAGGCCAAGTCAGTCAATCTCGAAGCGCTGCAACAGCAGCTCGACGAAATGAAAGACATGCTGCGCCAGTTGCTGCGCCAGCTCCCCAGCAAGACCGAAATGCCGGAACTGCTGGTGGATGTTTCGCAAACGGCATTGTCGGCCGGCTTGCAACAAGAGCTGTTCCAGCCGGGTACTGAAATACTGAAGGACTTCTACGCTGAGAAGCCGATCCAGCTCAAGATGATCGGTACCTACCATCAGTTCGGTACCTTCATCAGTGGCGTGGCTTCGCTGCCGCGCGTGGTGATCCTTACCATGCACGATGTGTCGTTGGCACCGCTCAACCCGTCTGCCAAGGGTGGCGAACCCGGACCGAATCAATTGCTGGTACTGCAAGGCACAGTGAAGACGTACCGCTACCTGGATGATTCCGAAACGGGCGAAACGAGCGCCAAGGGCAAAAAAGTGGGGGAGCAGAAATGA
- a CDS encoding PilN domain-containing protein, whose product MARINLLPWRAERRKQRQREFFTQLGASALAAIGFLLLWGLWMSMRIDNQNERNTYLQDQIKQVDARLTKINDLEKVRAQLLARKQIIEQLQANRSQMVHLFDELVKTIPGSARLTSIKQTGDQMMLGGVAQSNASVAEYMRNIEASPWMGQTDLSKTENSHDASRMPYSFGLTVVLQKPKDDGAAQGGAVPASSSTSSIHAAPVVPVNPQAKPAMTPTPPAAAQAPTQPNAVSIKGGAK is encoded by the coding sequence ATGGCACGCATCAACCTACTTCCCTGGCGCGCAGAGCGTCGCAAACAGCGTCAGCGCGAGTTTTTCACGCAGCTTGGCGCCTCAGCGCTGGCCGCGATCGGATTCCTGCTGCTGTGGGGTCTGTGGATGAGCATGCGCATCGACAACCAGAATGAGCGCAATACCTATTTGCAGGACCAAATCAAACAGGTCGATGCACGCCTGACCAAGATCAATGATCTGGAAAAAGTGCGCGCGCAGTTGCTAGCCCGCAAACAGATCATCGAGCAACTGCAGGCCAATCGCTCGCAGATGGTGCATCTGTTCGACGAACTAGTGAAGACCATTCCAGGCAGTGCGCGCCTCACCTCGATCAAGCAGACCGGCGATCAGATGATGCTGGGTGGCGTGGCGCAATCGAACGCCAGCGTCGCCGAATACATGCGCAACATCGAAGCGTCGCCATGGATGGGGCAGACGGATCTGAGCAAGACCGAGAACAGTCATGACGCCTCGCGCATGCCCTACAGCTTTGGGCTGACCGTGGTCCTGCAAAAGCCGAAGGATGATGGTGCGGCACAGGGTGGGGCGGTACCTGCCTCGTCCAGCACCAGCAGCATCCATGCAGCTCCGGTGGTACCGGTGAATCCCCAGGCCAAGCCGGCCATGACACCGACACCTCCGGCCGCGGCGCAGGCGCCGACTCAACCCAACGCTGTGTCGATCAAGGGAGGAGCCAAATAA
- a CDS encoding pilus assembly protein PilM — translation MGLFTPKKPPLVGVDISSTAVKLLQLSQTGGRYRVEHYAIEPLPPNAVVEKNIVEVEAVGEAVRRALTRSGAKIKHAAAAVAGSAVITRIVPMAVELSDEDLEGQIQVEANQYIPYPIEEVSLDFEVLGPVRDSPEMNNVLLAASRTENVDMRVAALDLGGLAAQVIDVEAFAMENAFTLIADQLNVGRDALVAVVDIGATMTTLSVLKNQRTIYSREQVFGGKQLTDEIMRRYGLSYEEAGRAKRKGGLPESYETETLLPFKESLVQQISRLLQFFYAGSEFSKVDQVVLAGGCASIEGISAMLEEQLGLPCIVANPLARMSLSSRVQAQSLTQDAPALMIAVGLAMRSFD, via the coding sequence GTGGGGCTCTTTACACCCAAGAAGCCGCCGCTTGTTGGTGTCGATATCAGTTCGACCGCCGTCAAGCTGCTGCAGCTCAGCCAGACTGGAGGCCGCTATCGCGTGGAGCACTACGCGATCGAGCCGCTGCCCCCCAATGCCGTCGTCGAGAAAAACATCGTCGAGGTCGAGGCGGTCGGTGAGGCGGTACGCCGCGCGCTGACGCGCTCCGGCGCCAAGATCAAGCATGCGGCGGCGGCAGTAGCCGGCTCGGCCGTGATTACGCGCATTGTGCCGATGGCGGTGGAGCTTTCTGACGAGGATCTTGAGGGTCAGATCCAGGTCGAGGCCAACCAGTACATCCCGTATCCGATCGAGGAAGTCAGTCTCGATTTCGAGGTGCTGGGTCCGGTGCGCGACAGTCCCGAAATGAACAACGTGCTGTTGGCTGCGTCGCGCACGGAGAATGTCGATATGCGCGTGGCCGCGCTCGATCTGGGCGGCTTGGCCGCGCAGGTGATCGACGTGGAAGCCTTCGCGATGGAGAACGCTTTCACGCTGATCGCCGATCAGTTGAATGTCGGCCGCGATGCGCTGGTGGCAGTGGTCGATATCGGCGCCACCATGACCACGCTCTCCGTGCTCAAGAACCAGCGCACCATCTATTCGCGCGAGCAAGTGTTCGGTGGCAAGCAGCTCACCGACGAAATCATGCGCCGCTATGGCCTTTCTTACGAGGAAGCCGGTCGCGCCAAGCGCAAAGGTGGTCTGCCGGAATCCTACGAGACCGAAACATTGCTGCCGTTCAAGGAGTCGCTGGTGCAGCAGATCAGTCGCTTGCTGCAGTTCTTCTACGCCGGTAGCGAATTCAGCAAGGTCGACCAGGTCGTGCTGGCGGGTGGTTGTGCGTCGATCGAAGGCATCAGCGCGATGCTGGAAGAGCAGCTTGGCCTGCCTTGCATCGTCGCCAATCCGCTGGCCCGCATGTCGCTGTCCAGCCGGGTGCAGGCACAGTCGCTCACCCAGGATGCACCGGCTCTGATGATCGCGGTCGGACTCGCCATGAGGAGTTTCGACTGA